The Luteimonas sp. YGD11-2 genome has a window encoding:
- a CDS encoding 3-hydroxybutyrate oligomer hydrolase family protein, producing the protein MNPRFLHPAACAGALVLAACASSPPSASRMDPAVFTPMSSSVHRNGDDLLSAGLGLDGLRAMAAPAFADAAAPTVAELRRRALWSSWRGIADLRPEGGYGSLYGSVAAVPGREFHALATVPGARHPHRVMLQLPDAFDAGRRCVVVTASSGSRGIYGAIAVAGAWGLPRGCAVAYTDKAAGSDYFDLDARQGIGMDGRVAGRDQLLAFDPGDDAPANGIAFKHAHSGDNPEADWGRHVRQAGEFALAALNVALPDAAPFTFDNTRFIAVGISNGGGAVLRAAEDGDWLDAVVAGEPSIHIDAPGARPLYDYTTEAAMLMPCALAALEGLPQSPLSALATAMRAPRCAALREAGVLEGDDTAAQARSALAALNASGWTDEAIRAAALSVDFDLYRAVAVTYASAYGRYGVGAHPCGHTFAAQNPDFSPRAATAAERAAWWSDASGIPPGAGVGIIDPALAPPDLTGTGITCLRALWTGDGVDAQRVRTGVQQLASAPPRAGLPVVLVHGRDDGLIPIAFTSAPYAAAARAAGRDVRLWEVRNAQHFDGFLALPDYAARYVPLLPYVYAALDRVQAHLDGQAGLPADAVIETRPGGTLDAAALAIPGR; encoded by the coding sequence ATGAACCCCAGATTCCTGCATCCCGCGGCCTGTGCCGGCGCGCTCGTCCTGGCCGCCTGCGCGTCCAGCCCGCCATCGGCATCGCGAATGGATCCGGCCGTTTTCACTCCGATGTCCAGCAGCGTCCATCGCAACGGCGACGATCTTCTGAGCGCCGGGCTCGGTCTCGACGGCCTCCGCGCCATGGCAGCACCGGCGTTCGCCGATGCCGCCGCGCCCACCGTCGCCGAACTGCGCAGGCGCGCGCTCTGGAGCAGCTGGCGAGGCATCGCCGACCTGCGCCCGGAAGGCGGCTACGGCAGCCTGTACGGCAGCGTGGCCGCGGTCCCGGGGCGCGAGTTCCATGCGCTGGCGACGGTGCCCGGCGCGCGCCATCCGCACCGGGTGATGCTGCAACTCCCGGATGCCTTCGATGCCGGGCGGCGCTGCGTGGTGGTGACCGCGTCTTCCGGCTCGCGTGGCATCTATGGTGCGATCGCGGTGGCGGGCGCGTGGGGCCTCCCCAGAGGATGCGCGGTCGCCTACACCGACAAGGCCGCGGGCAGCGACTACTTCGACCTCGATGCGCGTCAGGGCATCGGCATGGACGGGCGCGTCGCGGGGCGCGACCAGCTGCTCGCCTTCGATCCGGGTGACGACGCGCCGGCCAACGGGATCGCCTTCAAGCACGCCCATTCCGGCGACAACCCCGAAGCCGACTGGGGGCGCCATGTGCGCCAGGCCGGCGAGTTCGCACTGGCCGCGCTCAACGTGGCCCTGCCGGACGCGGCACCCTTCACCTTCGACAACACCCGTTTCATCGCGGTCGGCATTTCAAACGGTGGTGGCGCAGTGCTGCGCGCTGCCGAGGACGGTGACTGGCTCGACGCCGTGGTTGCCGGCGAGCCCAGCATCCACATCGACGCGCCCGGCGCGAGGCCGTTGTACGACTACACCACCGAAGCGGCGATGCTGATGCCGTGTGCGCTGGCAGCGCTCGAGGGCCTGCCGCAGTCGCCGTTGTCCGCGCTGGCCACCGCGATGCGCGCGCCGCGCTGTGCGGCGTTGCGTGAGGCGGGCGTGCTCGAAGGCGACGACACCGCAGCGCAGGCCCGCTCCGCACTGGCCGCGCTCAACGCGTCCGGCTGGACCGACGAGGCGATCCGCGCGGCCGCACTCTCGGTGGACTTCGATCTCTACCGCGCGGTGGCGGTCACCTATGCCTCCGCCTACGGTCGCTACGGCGTTGGCGCGCATCCCTGCGGCCATACGTTCGCAGCGCAGAATCCCGATTTCAGCCCGCGTGCGGCCACCGCGGCCGAACGAGCCGCCTGGTGGAGCGACGCCAGCGGCATCCCGCCGGGAGCCGGTGTCGGCATCATCGATCCGGCGCTCGCACCGCCGGACCTCACCGGCACGGGAATCACCTGCCTGCGCGCGCTGTGGACCGGCGACGGCGTGGATGCGCAACGCGTGCGCACCGGCGTGCAGCAGCTCGCCTCGGCACCGCCGCGGGCGGGGCTGCCGGTGGTGCTTGTGCATGGTCGCGACGACGGCCTGATCCCGATCGCGTTCACCAGCGCCCCGTATGCCGCCGCCGCGCGTGCTGCCGGCCGCGACGTGCGCCTGTGGGAAGTCCGCAACGCCCAGCATTTCGATGGGTTCCTGGCGTTGCCGGATTACGCTGCCCGCTACGTGCCTTTGCTGCCCTACGTCTACGCCGCACTCGACCGCGTGCAGGCACATCTCGACGGGCAGGCCGGCCTGCCTGCCGACGCGGTCATCGAGACCCGACCGGGCGGCACGCTGGATGCGGCAGCGCTGGCGATCCCCGGACGTTAG
- a CDS encoding response regulator transcription factor has protein sequence MPTLLIADDHPLFRAALRGAADEAADDIQTCEAGTLDDVMATLETRADIDLVLLDLHMPGNHGLAGLAALRAQFPAVAVVLVSANEDPQIVRRALDHGAAGYIPKSAGLDEMRDAIRAVLDCRQWLPPALRGAVSRAESAPGDADLAARLASLTPQQFRVLALVAEGLLNKQIADRLDVQERTVKAHLSAIFEKLGARNRTQAGVILRGLEISDPAGRVES, from the coding sequence ATGCCGACCCTGCTGATCGCCGACGACCACCCGCTGTTCCGCGCGGCGCTGCGTGGTGCGGCCGACGAGGCCGCAGATGACATCCAGACCTGCGAGGCGGGCACCCTCGACGACGTGATGGCGACGCTTGAAACGCGCGCCGACATCGACCTCGTGCTGCTGGACCTGCATATGCCCGGCAACCACGGTCTCGCCGGCCTGGCGGCATTGCGCGCGCAGTTTCCCGCCGTCGCGGTGGTGCTGGTGTCGGCCAACGAGGATCCGCAGATCGTGCGTCGTGCACTCGACCATGGCGCGGCGGGCTATATCCCCAAGAGCGCCGGCCTCGACGAGATGCGCGACGCGATCCGGGCCGTGCTCGACTGCCGGCAATGGCTGCCACCGGCATTGCGTGGCGCGGTGTCGCGCGCGGAGTCGGCCCCGGGCGATGCGGATCTCGCCGCGCGCCTGGCCAGCCTCACCCCGCAGCAGTTCCGCGTGCTGGCACTGGTGGCCGAGGGCCTGCTCAACAAGCAGATCGCCGATCGCCTCGACGTGCAGGAACGCACCGTCAAGGCGCATCTGTCGGCGATCTTCGAGAAGCTCGGCGCGCGCAACCGCACCCAGGCCGGGGTGATCCTGCGCGGGCTCGAGATCAGCGACCCCGCGGGCCGGGTCGAAAGCTGA
- a CDS encoding Crp/Fnr family transcriptional regulator, with amino-acid sequence MPPTAAVAASPSRFPIEDFGPSGASRTRNPDDFNASRNRLLRQLEPDDLLRMGDQCEPVWLAAGEALGHMGGPLSHVYYPVTATIALMAQADQLAGLQVTLIGREGLLASPVIDGPAMSPLNALVRTGGWTWRMGADAFRAEVALNPRLRGMLDHYLYVLLGEASRVSACTRFHGVEARLARWLLTLADRVGACGFPLKLQVMADMLGTQRSGVSVATMRLRQHGLIRYSRGSVVIVDLRALERSACDCYRWANQLRDHMLHVEAAPHAGDGNAPARTD; translated from the coding sequence ATGCCTCCGACCGCCGCTGTCGCGGCATCGCCATCTCGTTTCCCGATCGAAGACTTCGGACCGAGCGGCGCAAGTCGAACCCGGAATCCTGACGACTTCAACGCCTCGCGCAACCGGCTGCTGCGGCAGCTGGAACCGGATGACCTGTTGCGCATGGGCGACCAGTGCGAGCCGGTGTGGCTGGCGGCCGGGGAAGCGCTGGGGCACATGGGTGGACCACTCAGCCATGTCTACTACCCGGTGACGGCGACGATCGCGCTGATGGCGCAGGCCGACCAGCTCGCCGGCCTGCAGGTGACGCTGATCGGACGGGAAGGTCTACTGGCAAGCCCCGTCATCGATGGGCCGGCGATGTCTCCGCTCAACGCACTCGTACGCACCGGCGGCTGGACCTGGCGCATGGGTGCCGACGCATTCCGCGCCGAGGTCGCATTGAACCCGCGCCTGCGCGGCATGCTCGATCATTACCTCTACGTGCTGCTCGGCGAGGCCTCCCGGGTTTCCGCATGTACCCGCTTCCATGGCGTGGAGGCACGGCTGGCGCGATGGTTGCTGACGCTGGCCGATCGCGTCGGCGCGTGCGGCTTTCCGCTCAAACTCCAGGTGATGGCGGACATGCTGGGCACGCAACGCTCTGGTGTGTCGGTGGCGACGATGCGCCTCCGCCAGCATGGTCTGATCCGCTACAGCCGCGGGAGCGTGGTGATCGTCGACCTGCGCGCACTGGAACGCAGCGCATGCGACTGCTATCGCTGGGCCAACCAGCTGCGTGATCACATGCTGCATGTCGAGGCTGCGCCGCACGCCGGGGACGGGAACGCTCCCGCACGGACGGATTGA
- a CDS encoding Crp/Fnr family transcriptional regulator, which yields MRDSSSGDVPGAGNALLRQAVGLAGEPLLEQVERVQCREGQVLHEPDDVMRHVYFPVDGLVSLLHVMESGNFAETALVGNDGVVGVALVMGGESMPLRAQVHVGGQLCRLRSDVLRQCLVEVPAMQQLFLRYAQTLLTQMGQVAACNRHHTLDQQFSRRLLMSLDRLPLQELRMTQESVAQMLGVRRESVTLAANKLHKAGVIRYSRGLIRVLDRDSLEGLTCECYAVMGRELQRLSRRPVDVRHEGSFVGLRTDGAVKARHAAADGDSEGFANAADGAHGRRRGGDRRHASDRRCRGIAISFPDRRLRTERRKSNPES from the coding sequence ATGAGAGACAGCAGTTCGGGAGATGTCCCGGGGGCGGGCAATGCCCTGCTTCGCCAGGCGGTGGGCCTGGCCGGCGAGCCCTTGCTGGAACAGGTCGAGCGTGTGCAGTGCCGCGAAGGCCAGGTGCTGCATGAGCCCGACGACGTCATGCGCCACGTCTACTTTCCGGTCGACGGCCTGGTGTCGCTGCTGCATGTGATGGAATCGGGCAACTTCGCCGAGACCGCACTGGTGGGCAATGACGGCGTGGTGGGGGTTGCGCTGGTGATGGGCGGGGAAAGCATGCCGCTGCGTGCGCAGGTGCATGTGGGCGGGCAGCTCTGCCGCCTGCGCAGCGACGTCCTCAGGCAATGCCTGGTTGAAGTGCCGGCCATGCAGCAGCTGTTCCTGCGCTATGCGCAGACCCTGCTGACGCAGATGGGGCAGGTGGCCGCCTGCAATCGCCACCACACGCTCGACCAGCAGTTCAGCAGGCGACTGCTGATGAGCCTCGACCGGCTGCCGCTGCAGGAGCTGCGGATGACCCAGGAATCGGTGGCGCAGATGCTGGGCGTGCGCCGCGAGAGCGTGACGCTGGCGGCCAACAAGCTGCACAAGGCGGGGGTGATCCGCTACAGCCGCGGTCTTATCCGCGTGCTGGATCGCGACAGCCTCGAGGGCCTGACCTGCGAATGCTATGCGGTCATGGGCCGGGAGCTGCAACGGCTGAGCCGGCGGCCTGTGGACGTCCGCCACGAGGGTTCCTTTGTGGGCTTGCGTACCGACGGCGCCGTGAAGGCGCGGCATGCTGCCGCCGATGGTGATTCCGAGGGGTTCGCGAATGCCGCAGATGGGGCCCACGGCCGACGCAGGGGAGGCGATCGACGCCATGCCTCCGACCGCCGCTGTCGCGGCATCGCCATCTCGTTTCCCGATCGAAGACTTCGGACCGAGCGGCGCAAGTCGAACCCGGAATCCTGA
- a CDS encoding undecaprenyl-phosphate glucose phosphotransferase, whose protein sequence is MLAQRANPAANRHGLTFWGQWVCGISLGSAVLCYLAISHFGEVPGEYRLLVALTVLGSVPAYMLLRVYHKRYSYLSGLLHLAAGWVTLLAGLAGILYISESNALFASRILLEWALLGFVVQAIAFMPLRYFAMLHARRLNRERTAIIIGTSPRAYELAQRLHASNRIPLVGMVPPTADQSTRDGRFPVLGNLPDLQAITEQHRVRRVYIAVTLEEMARIEQLYLGLLDMSVDVVWVPDFGRMPLLNQSIAQIDQLPVIYLNEAPLSSHPAAVFSKGLIDRTIAVLGLLALGPLLLATAIAVKLSSPGPVLFRQPRHGWNGEVIHIFKFRSMRVHHDGEVRQATRDDDRVTRVGRFIRRTSIDELPQLLNVLRGEMSLVGPRPHAVTHNQYYCDKILAYMARHRIKPGITGLAQVTGHRGETETLDKMQRRVEQDLAYINNWSLWLDIKILMRTPFSLFSRNIY, encoded by the coding sequence ATGCTCGCCCAACGCGCCAACCCTGCGGCCAATCGCCATGGCCTGACGTTCTGGGGACAGTGGGTGTGCGGCATCAGCCTCGGGAGCGCGGTTCTCTGCTACCTCGCCATCAGCCACTTCGGTGAGGTACCGGGGGAGTACCGGCTGCTGGTCGCACTGACCGTTCTCGGCTCCGTGCCGGCCTACATGCTCCTGCGCGTGTACCACAAGCGCTACAGCTACCTGTCGGGTCTGCTGCACCTGGCCGCCGGCTGGGTGACGTTGCTGGCGGGGCTTGCCGGCATCCTCTACATCAGCGAGAGCAACGCGCTGTTCGCCAGCCGGATCCTGTTGGAGTGGGCACTGCTCGGCTTCGTCGTCCAGGCCATCGCCTTCATGCCGCTGCGCTATTTCGCCATGCTGCATGCACGCAGGCTCAATCGCGAGCGCACCGCGATCATCATCGGCACCAGCCCGCGCGCGTACGAGCTTGCCCAGCGGTTGCATGCATCCAACCGCATCCCGCTGGTGGGCATGGTGCCGCCCACTGCCGACCAGTCCACCCGCGATGGCCGTTTCCCGGTGCTCGGCAACCTGCCCGACCTGCAGGCGATCACCGAGCAGCATCGCGTGCGTCGGGTGTATATCGCCGTGACGCTGGAGGAGATGGCGCGCATCGAACAGCTCTACCTCGGGCTGCTCGACATGAGCGTCGACGTGGTGTGGGTTCCGGACTTCGGCCGCATGCCGCTGCTCAACCAGTCGATCGCGCAGATCGACCAGTTGCCGGTGATCTACCTCAACGAGGCGCCGCTCAGTTCGCACCCGGCCGCGGTTTTCAGCAAGGGCCTGATCGACCGCACGATCGCGGTGCTGGGGCTGCTCGCCCTGGGCCCGTTGCTGCTCGCCACGGCAATCGCGGTGAAGCTGTCGTCGCCGGGGCCGGTCCTGTTCCGGCAGCCGAGGCATGGTTGGAACGGCGAGGTGATCCACATCTTCAAGTTCCGCTCGATGCGCGTGCACCACGATGGCGAGGTCAGGCAGGCCACCCGCGACGACGACCGCGTGACGCGCGTGGGCCGCTTCATCCGACGCACGTCGATCGACGAGCTGCCCCAGCTCCTCAACGTGCTGCGTGGCGAGATGTCACTGGTCGGGCCGCGCCCGCACGCCGTCACCCACAACCAGTACTACTGCGACAAGATCCTCGCGTACATGGCGCGGCACCGCATCAAACCCGGCATCACCGGGCTGGCGCAGGTCACCGGCCACCGCGGGGAAACCGAAACACTCGACAAGATGCAGCGGCGCGTCGAACAGGACCTGGCGTACATCAACAACTGGTCGTTGTGGCTGGACATCAAGATCCTGATGAGAACGCCCTTCTCGTTGTTCTCGCGAAACATCTATTGA